The following are encoded together in the Synchiropus splendidus isolate RoL2022-P1 chromosome 7, RoL_Sspl_1.0, whole genome shotgun sequence genome:
- the LOC128762132 gene encoding ankyrin-1-like isoform X9, translated as MAQAAKHLRKNKDLEALAEQERKEKEEEKFKKRSRSRDKKRKANAVHRWLIDQDSSVSSEMPDGQGVWHYDDEADAGNSFLRAARSGNLDKALEHIKNGIDINTANQNGLNGLHLASKEGHVKMVLELLHNGIVLETTTKKGNTALHIAALAGQEQVVTELVNYGANVNAQLQKGFTPLYMAAQENHLEVVKFLLENGANQSIPTEDGFTPLAVALQQGHENVVALLINYGTKGKVRLPALHIAARNDDTRTAAVLLQNDPNPDVLSKTGFTPLHIAAHYENLNVAQLLLNRGANVNFTPKNGITPLHIAARRGNVIMVRLLLDRGAQIDAKTKDELTPLHCAARNGHVRIIEILLDHGAPIQAKTKNGLSPIHMAAQGDHMDCVKQLLQYNAEIDDITLDHLTPLHVAAHCGHHRMAKVLLDKGAKPNSRALNGFTPLHIACKKNHLRVMDLLLKHSASLEAVTESGLTPLHVASFMGHLNIVKILLQKGASPSASNVKVETPLHMASRAGHLEVAEFLLQNAAPVDAKAKDDQTPLHCAARMGHQELVKLLLEHKAKPNSATTAGHTPLHIAAREGHVHTVRILLDMEAQQTKMTKKGFTPLHVASKYGKVDVAELLLERGANPNAAGKNGLTPLHVAVHHNNLDVVNLLVSKGGSPHSAARNGYTALHIASKQNQVEVADSLLQHGASANAESLQGVTPLHLASQEGRPDMVTLLISQQANVNLGNKSGLTPLHLVAQEGHVGIADILVKQGASVYAATRMGYTPLHVACHYGNIKMVKFLLQQQANVNSKTRLGYTPLHQAAQQGHTDIVTLLLKHGAQPNETTTNGTSALAIAKRLGYISVIDVLKLVTEENVAMTTTEKHRMSFPETVDEILDVSEDEGIAQLTLGEELLGTEGARYMKMDDMKDHDDDFLSPKKSLEYERGLGTANYSPAIPRIPRVSPETVLLKDQEMEQQHTPLPLPKEYDEDSLIPSSPATETSDNVSPVASPIHTGSDESCRSGRGPVDGKPTSPCLHRFLVSFMVDARGGSMRGSRHNGLRVIIPPRTCAAPTRITCRLVKPQKLSSPPPLVEGEGLASRIISLGPASMQFLGPVIVEIPHFAALGRGDRELVVLRSENGSVWKEHRNRYGDEVLETILNGMDEDLESQEELGKKRIRRIISTDFPLYFAVVSRVQQESDLIGPEGGALSSKLVPMVQATFPETAVTKRVRLGLQAQPVPDELVAKLLGNQANFSPVVTVEPRRRKFHRPIGLRIPLPPSWRESPRDSGEGDTTSLRLLCSVIGGTASAQWEDITGTTKLIYSNQCASFTTNVSARFWLADCPRTAEAVSFANLLYRELSAVPYMAKFVVFAKMNELREGRLRCYCMTDDKMDKTLEQHENFTEVARSRDIEVMEGMPLHLECSGNLLPVRKATQQPRCFSFQAFRDNRLPVSVKVRDSSKESAGFLSFLRKSTKYEDNQHVLCNLNISMPPCIKIIGSEDRRRTLTPLALRERYSALNEPAMASLSAMERTELKMAVIAEQLGLSWAELARELQLSVDDINKIRVENPNSLLEQSSALLNLWATREGKRAKMESLYAALKSIDRMDIVHMLEGQPTRAGSRDLSRRRRDRERLSPGLTNGYGLAQDELLSPASMQYSLPSPLGAEPYWQEVSSLDCAPIATTEEDTLMEMSDVQVWPSGHSPSLVPVEDSSLECSNADDSEGLLGLPYGSLGRPASAGGAVLSGSTELPEDDSEMGVDSLSTATPASLGGTIAGISLNGANNGQGSEASSEASAVANTTGVDGAGGGGWRGTGSEDGLSLVAGQHRVYARLSESPALSCVPDPSADRSSNGGSGTGRESGSFLSYLQEQTGPGWSPVTNAQAWVAHQPTDAVMSSVCNAVDHGQEGLLQPVRDMGHSEILRGHFRGTQPFEKGLGFPHRAPDLNAWDDQGDEAEDLPGEQVSEEQFTDEHGNIVTKKIVRKVVRRGKGSGEEGLQEVSMETSLQDELEGDAEQFMSYAILGRESSKPDCVEVKKGAQIVKCASLRRVKQ; from the exons GCAGATGCTGGCAACAGCTTCCTCCGAGCAGCCCGCTCTGGCAACCTGGACAAGGCTCTGGAGCACATTAAGAACGGCATTGATATCAACACGGCCAATCAG AATGGGCTCAACGGGCTTCACCTGGCCTCCAAAGAAGGCCACGTCAAAATGGTCCTGGAGCTGCTCCACAATGGGATCGTGCTGGAGACCACCACCAAG AAAGGAAACACTGCCCTGCACATCGCAGCCCTGGCAGGTCAGGAGCAGGTGGTCACCGAGCTGGTGAACTACGGGGCCAACGTCAACGCTCAGTTGCAG AAAGGCTTCACTCCGCTCTACATGGCTGCACAAGAAAACCATCTAGAGGTTGTGAAGTTTCTCCTGGAGAACGGAGCCAATCAGAGCATTCCAACTGAG GACGGCTTCACTCCTTTGGCCGTGGCTCTCCAGCAGGGCCATGAAAACGTCGTCGCCCTGCTCATCAACTACGGCACCAAAGGCAAGGTCCGTCTCCCCGCTCTGCACATCGCGGCTCGCAACGACGACACGCGCACGGCTGCCGTGCTCCTGCAGAACGACCCCAACCCGGACGTGCTCAGCAAG ACTGGCTTCACGCCTCTGCACATTGCTGCACATTATGAAAATTTGAACGTGGCTCAGCTGCTCCTCAACCGAGGCGCGAACGTCAACTTCACCCCAAAG AACGGCATCACTCCTCTGCACATTGCAGCCAGGAGAGGGAATGTCATCATGGTGCGGCTGCTTTTGGACAGGGGCGCACAGATAGATGCCAAAACCAAG GACGAACTCACCCCTCTGCATTGTGCGGCAAGAAACGGCCACGTCAGGATCATCGAGATCCTCCTTGATCACGGTGCCCCGATACAGGCGAAGACCAAG AACGGCCTGTCGCCGATCCACATGGCGGCACAAGGCGACCACATGGACTGTGTCAAGCAGCTGTTGCAGTACAACGCGGAGATCGATGACATCACGCTGGACCACCTCACACCTCTGCATGTTGCCGCCCACTGCGGCCACCACCGCATGGCCAAAGTCCTGCTGGATAAAGGAGCGAAGCCCAACTCCCGGGCGCTG AACGGTTTCACCCCCTTACACATCGCTTGCAAAAAGAACCACCTGCGTGTGATGGATCTGCTGCTCAAACATTCCGCCTCGCTGGAGGCCGTGACGGAG TCTGGCCTGACCCCGCTGCATGTGGCCTCCTTCATGGGTCACCTCAACATTGTCAAGATCCTGCTCCAGAAGGGGGCTTCACCCAGTGCGTCTAATGTG AAAGTGGAAACGCCGCTTCACATGGCGTCGAGGGCGGGACACTTGGAGGTGGCCGAGTTTCTGCTGCAGAATGCGGCACCAGTAGACGCCAAGGCCAAG GACGACCAGACTCCCCTGCACTGCGCCGCACGAATGGGTCACCAAGAGCTGGTGAAGCTCCTCCTGGAGCACAAGGCCAAGCCGAACTCCGCCACCACAGCCGGTCACACTCCTCTCCACATCGCAGCCCGCGAAGGCCACGTGCACACAGTGCGGATCCTGCTGGACATGGAGGCCCAGCAAACAAAGATGACCAAG AAGGGCTTCACGCCGCTCCACGTGGCCTCCAAGTATGGAAAGGTGGACGTCGCCGAGCTCTTGCTGGAGCGAGGGGCAAACCCCAACGCTGCTGGGAAG AACGGTCTGACTCCGCTGCACGTGGCTGTGCATCACAACAACCTGGACGTGGTCAACCTGCTGGTCAGCAAGGGCGGCTCGCCGCACAGTGCCGCCAGG AACGGCTACACTGCCCTGCACATCGCGTCAAAGCAGAACCAGGTGGAGGTGGCCGACAGTCTTCTGCAACACGGAGCTTCGGCCAACGCGGAGTCTCTCCAGGGCGTCACACCGCTGCACCTGGCCTCACAGGAGGGCAGGCCTGACATGGTCACCCTGCTCATCTCCCAACAGGCCAACGTCAACCTTGGCAACAAG AGTGGACTGACTCCGCTCCACCTGGTGGCGCAGGAAGGTCACGTTGGGATCGCCGATATACTGGTGAAGCAGGGAGCATCGGTCTACGCAGCCACACGA ATGGGATACACTCCTCTACATGTCGCTTGTCACTACGGAAACATCAAGATGGTGAAAttcctccttcagcagcaaGCCAACGTCAACAGCAAGACACGA ctgggcTACACTCCTCTGCACCAGGCGGCCCAGCAGGGACACACCGACATCGTGACTCTGCTGCTGAAGCATGGCGCCCAGCCCAATGAGACCACCACG AATGGCACCTCAGCACTGGCCATCGCCAAGAGACTGGGCTACATCTCTGTGATCGACGTCCTGAAGCTGGTCACTGAAGAGAACGTCGCCATG ACCACCACAGAGAAGCACCGCATGAGCTTCCCCGAGACAGTGGACGAGATCCTCGATGTGTCGGAGGACGAAG GAATTGCACAGCTCACTTTAG GAGAGGAGCTCCTGGGGACAGAAGGGGCCAGGTACATGAAGATGGATGACATGAAAGACCATGATGACGATTTCCTCTCCCCCAAGAAATCACTGGAGTACGAGAGGGGGCTGGGCACAGC AAATTACTCGCCAGCCATTCCCAGGATTCCTCGTGTCTCCCCGGAGACGGTCCTCCTGAAAGACCAGGAGATGGAGCAG CAGCACACTCCGCTCCCACTGCCCAAAGAGTACGACGAGGACTCGCTGATTCCCAGCAGCCCTGCCACCGAGACCTCAGACAACGTCAGCCCGGTGGCCAGTCCCATTCACACCGGGTCAGATGAAAGCTGCCGCTCCGGCAGGGGCCCCGTTGATGGGAAGCCAACCTCTCCGTGTCTGCACAGGTTCCTGGTCAGCTTCATGGTGGACGCCCGTGGCGGCTCCATGCGAGGGAGCAGGCACAACGGCCTGAGAGTCATCATCCCACCCAGGACCTGCGCGGCCCCCACACGCATCACCTGCCGCCTGGTGAAGCCCCAGAAGCTGAGCAGCCCTCCTCCTCTGGTGGAGGGGGAAGGTCTGGCCAGCAGGATCATCTCTCTGGGCCCAGCCAGCATGCAGTTCCTGGG GCCAGTGATTGTGGAGATCCCTCACTTCGCCGCTCTGGGTCGGGGCGACCGAGAACTGGTGGTGCTGAGAAGTGAGAATGGCTCGGTCTGGAAGGAGCATCGGAACCGCTACGGCGACGAGGTTCTGGAGACCATCCTCAACGGGATGGACGAGG ACTTAGAAAGTCAAGAGGAGCTTGGAAAGAAGAGGATCCGGCGCATCATCTCCACAGACTTCCCTCTTTATTTTGCTGTGGTGTCAAGGGTGCAGCAGGAGAGCGACCTCATCGGCCCTGAGGGGGGCGCACTCAGCAGTAAACTGGTGCCAATGGTCCAGGCCACCTTCCCTGAGACAGCAGTCACCAAACGTGTCCGTCTGGGGCTGCAG GCTCAGCCCGTTCCAGACGAGCTGGTTGCAAAGCTGTTGGGGAACCAGGCCAACTTCAGCCCGGTGGTGACAGTGGAGCCCCGGCGCCGCAAGTTCCACCGTCCCATCGGCCTGCGCATACCTCTGCCCCCGTCCTGGAGGGAGAGTCCCCGCGACTCAGGGGAGGGCGACACCACCAGCCTGCGCCTGCTGTGCTCTGTCATCG GTGGCACAGCTTCGGCCCAGTGGGAAGACATCACTGGCACCACCAAACTCATCTATTCCAACCAGTGCGCCAGCTTCACCACCAACGTGTCGGCCCG CTTCTGGCTGGCCGACTGCCCGCGCACCGCCGAGGCCGTCTCCTTCGCCAACCTGCTCTACAGGGAGCTCTCGGCGGTGCCGTACATGGCCAAGTTCGTGGTGTTCGCCAAGATGAACGAGCTGCGCGAGGGCCGGCTGCGCTGCTACTGCATGACGGACGACAAGATGGACAAGACCCTGGAACAGCACGAGAACTTCACCGAAGTGGCTCGCAGCCGCGATATCGAG GTGATGGAGGGGATGCCGCTCCACCTGGAGTGTTCCGGGAACCTCCTCCCCGTGCGGAAGGCCACGCAGCAGCCACGCTGCTTCAGCTTCCAGGCCTTCAGAGATAACCGACTTCCGGTCTCTGTCAAG GTGAGAGACAGCAGTAAAGAATCGGCCGGGTTCCTGTCCTTCCTGCGCAAATCCACCAAGTATGAAGACAACCAGCATGTTCTGTGTAACCTCAACATCAGCATGCCTCCGTGCATCAAG ATCATCGGAAGTGAAGACAGGCGGCGAACTTTAACCCCTTTGGCACTCAGAGAAAGATACAGTGCACTGAATGAACCTGCAATGG CTTCCTTAAGTGCCATGGAAAGGACCGAGCTCAAGATGGCCGTCATCGCAGAGCAGCTGGGCCTGAGTTGGGCTG AGCTGGCCCGGGAGCTCCAGCTCAGCGTGGACGACATCAACAAGATCCGTGTGGAGAACCCCAACTCGCTGCTGGAACAGAGCTCCGCGCTGCTCAACCTGTGGGCCACACGGGAAGGCAAGAGGGCCAAAA TGGAAAGTTTATACGCGGCTCTGAAGAGCATCGACCGGATGGATATCGTCCACATGCTGGAGGGTCAGCCCACCAGAGCCGGCTCTCGTGACCTGAGCCGACGGCGCCGTGACAGAGAACGCCTCTCTCCAGGTCTCACCAATG GTTATGGGCTCGCCCAGGATGAGCTTCTCTCCCCGGCCTCCATGCAGTATAGCCTGCCCTCCCCCCTGGGCGCTGAGCCCTACTGGCAGGAGGTTTCCAGCCTGGACTGTGCGCCCATTGCCACCACAGAGGAGGACACCCTTATGGAGATGTCTGACGTGCAGGTGTGGCCCTCAGGCCACAGCCCGTCCTTGGTGCCGGTGGAGGACTCCTCGCTGGAGTGCAGCAATGCGGACGATTCAGAGGGTCTGCTGGGGCTGCCTTACGGGAGTCTGGGCCGGCCGGCCAGCGCCGGCGGTGCGGTGCTCAGTGGATCCACTGAGCTGCCCGAGGATGACTCCGAGATGGGGGTGGACTCACTCAGCACAGCCACCCCGGCCTCGCTGGGCGGCACCATTGCTGGGATCAGTCTGAACGGTGCCAACAACGGTCAGGGGTCGGAGGCCAGTTCCGAAGCATCAGCAGTCGCCAACACGACTGGTGTGgacggagctggaggaggaggatggagagggaCGGGCTCAGAGGACGGCCTTTCTCTTGTTGCAGGACAGCACAGGGTGTACGCCCGCTTGAGTGAGTCGCCCGCTCTCAGCTGCGTTCCAGATCCAAGCGCAGACAG GTCGTCCAATGGTGGAAGTGGGACGGGGAGGGAGAGTGGCTCTTTCCTCTCATACCTGCAGGAGCAGAcggggcccgggtggagcccgGTCACCAACGCTCAGGCCTGGGTGGCCCATCAGCCTACGGACGCTGTGATGTCATCCGTGTGCAACGCAGTGGACCACGGCCAGGAGGGCTTGCTTCAGCCGGTGAGGGACATGGGACACTCGGAAATCCTGCGCGGCCACTTCCGTGGGACGCAGCCATTTGAGAAGGGTCTGGGCTTCCCGCACAGAGCGCCGGATCTGAACGCCTGGGATGATCAG GGAGATGAAGCTGAAGACCTTCCAGGAGAACAAGTCAGCGAGGAGCAGTTTACAGACGAACATGGAAACATTGTCACCAAAAAG ATCGTCCGGAAGGTGGTGCGGAGAGGGAAGGGCTCCGGTGAAGAGGGGCTCCAGGAGGTGAGCATGGAGACGTCTCTGCAGGACGAGCTGGAGGGGGACGCCGAGCAGTTCATGAGCTACGCCATCCTGGGCCGGGAGAGCAGCAAG CCCGACtgtgtggaggtgaagaagggtGCTCAGATAGTGAAATGTGCCAGTCTGCGGCGAGTTAAGCAGTGA